The following are from one region of the Pectobacterium actinidiae genome:
- the ycaO gene encoding 30S ribosomal protein S12 methylthiotransferase accessory factor YcaO has translation MTQTFIPGKDAALEDSIARFQQQLQDLGFNIEEASWLNPVPNVWSVHIRDRDCPLCFTNGKGASKKAALASALGEYFERLSTNYFFADFYLGKSIANGDFVHYPNEKWFPIPENDALPEGILDARLHQFYDPDQELSASDLIDLQSGNADRGICALPFTRQSDQQTVYIPMNIIGNLYVSNGMSAGNTANEARVQGLSEVFERSIKNRIIAESISLPEIPQEVLNRYPGVVEAIATLEKEGFPIFSYDASLGGKYPVICVVLFNPANGTCFASFGAHPDFGVALERTVTELLQGRGLKDLDVFTPPTFDDEEVAEHANLETHFIDSSGLISWDMFKKQADYEFADWSFKGSTEEEFATLMAIFKQEDKEVYIADYEHLAVYACRIIVPGMSDIYPADDLLLANNSMGAHLRDTLLALPDSKWEKEDYLTLLQQLDDEGLDDFTRVRELLGIATGKDNGWFTLRVGELKAMLALAGGDLDQALTWTEWTQDFNGSVFTAQRSNYYRCLQTLLLLAQEPERDPAEYYDAFTKMYGSETVDAASAAIAGEACFYGLFAVDDTFNALPAHQSLLAAYEKLQQAKRRYWQAK, from the coding sequence ATGACTCAAACGTTTATCCCAGGCAAAGACGCCGCCCTGGAAGATTCCATCGCCCGTTTTCAACAACAGCTCCAGGACCTGGGGTTTAACATCGAAGAAGCGTCATGGCTGAACCCGGTGCCAAACGTCTGGTCTGTCCATATTCGAGACCGTGATTGCCCACTCTGCTTCACTAACGGTAAAGGCGCCAGTAAGAAAGCGGCACTGGCCTCTGCGTTAGGTGAGTATTTCGAGCGTCTGTCCACCAACTATTTCTTTGCTGACTTCTATCTCGGCAAAAGCATCGCTAACGGCGATTTCGTCCATTACCCAAATGAAAAATGGTTCCCTATTCCAGAAAATGATGCGCTACCGGAAGGTATTCTGGATGCCCGTCTGCACCAGTTTTACGATCCTGATCAGGAATTGAGCGCTAGCGATTTGATCGATCTGCAATCCGGCAATGCTGACAGAGGCATTTGCGCGCTGCCATTTACTCGTCAGTCCGATCAGCAAACTGTCTATATTCCGATGAACATCATCGGTAACCTGTACGTTTCTAACGGGATGTCCGCAGGTAACACCGCCAACGAAGCCCGCGTTCAGGGGCTATCTGAAGTGTTTGAGCGCAGCATCAAAAACCGCATCATCGCTGAATCCATCAGTCTGCCGGAAATTCCGCAAGAGGTGCTAAACCGTTATCCAGGTGTGGTCGAAGCGATTGCAACGCTGGAAAAAGAAGGTTTCCCGATTTTCTCTTACGATGCCTCACTGGGCGGGAAATATCCGGTTATCTGCGTGGTGCTGTTTAACCCCGCGAATGGCACCTGTTTTGCCTCGTTCGGCGCGCACCCTGATTTCGGCGTGGCACTGGAGCGTACCGTTACCGAACTGCTGCAAGGCCGTGGATTGAAAGATCTGGACGTGTTCACCCCACCAACATTCGATGATGAGGAAGTTGCCGAGCACGCTAATCTGGAAACCCACTTTATCGATTCCAGCGGCCTGATCTCCTGGGATATGTTCAAGAAGCAAGCGGATTATGAATTTGCAGATTGGAGCTTTAAAGGATCGACGGAAGAAGAATTTGCTACCTTGATGGCGATTTTCAAGCAGGAAGATAAAGAAGTCTACATTGCTGACTATGAGCATCTGGCTGTTTATGCCTGCCGCATCATCGTACCGGGAATGTCGGACATCTACCCTGCTGACGATCTGTTGTTAGCCAATAACAGCATGGGCGCTCATCTGCGTGACACGCTGCTGGCGCTACCTGACAGCAAATGGGAAAAAGAAGACTATCTGACTCTGTTGCAACAGTTGGATGACGAAGGGCTGGATGATTTCACTCGCGTACGTGAGCTGCTGGGTATTGCCACTGGCAAAGATAATGGCTGGTTCACGCTGCGCGTTGGCGAATTGAAAGCGATGCTGGCTCTGGCTGGTGGCGATCTGGATCAGGCGCTGACCTGGACAGAGTGGACACAAGATTTCAACGGCTCCGTCTTTACGGCACAGCGCAGCAATTATTACCGTTGCCTGCAAACTCTATTGTTACTGGCGCAAGAACCTGAGCGCGACCCAGCAGAATATTATGACGCCTTTACCAAAATGTACGGCAGCGAGACGGTCGATGCCGCCAGCGCCGCCATTGCTGGTGAAGCGTGCTTCTATGGTCTGTTTGCCGTGGATGACACCTTTAACGCTTTACCTGCGCACCAGTCACTGCTTGCTGCCTATGAAAAACTGCAACAGGCGAAACGTCGTTATTGGCAGGCAAAATAA
- the serC gene encoding 3-phosphoserine/phosphohydroxythreonine transaminase: protein MTQIFNFSAGPAMLPVEVLRRAEQELCNWNGLGTSVMEISHRSKEFMQVAAESEQDLRDLLKIPSNYKVLFCHGGARAQFAAVPLNLLGERSTADYIDGGYWAHSAINEAEKYCTPNVIDVKTRVGELRGIKPMREWTLSDDAAFVHYCPNETIDGVAIEEEPDFGDKIVVADYSSSILSRRIDVSRYGVIYAGAQKNIGPAGLTLVIVRDDLLGKARRELPSILDYQVLADNDSMFNTPPTFAWYLSGMVFKWLKENGGLAEMEKRNQEKADLLYSAIDGNDFYRNDVAVANRSRMNVPFLLADSALDKVFLEESVAAGLHALKGHRVVGGMRASIYNAMPLEGVKALTEFMSDFARRHG, encoded by the coding sequence ATGACTCAGATTTTTAATTTTAGCGCCGGTCCAGCAATGCTGCCGGTTGAAGTACTGCGTCGTGCTGAACAGGAGTTGTGTAATTGGAATGGTCTGGGCACATCGGTCATGGAAATCAGCCACCGCAGTAAAGAGTTTATGCAGGTTGCCGCTGAGTCCGAACAAGATCTGCGTGATTTGCTGAAAATCCCCTCTAACTACAAAGTGCTTTTTTGCCACGGTGGTGCGCGTGCGCAATTTGCGGCAGTACCGTTAAATCTTCTGGGCGAACGCTCAACGGCCGACTATATCGACGGCGGATATTGGGCACACAGCGCAATCAATGAAGCAGAGAAATACTGCACACCTAACGTGATTGACGTGAAAACGCGCGTAGGCGAACTGCGTGGTATTAAGCCGATGCGTGAATGGACATTGTCTGATGACGCGGCATTTGTACATTACTGCCCGAATGAAACCATTGACGGTGTTGCAATCGAAGAAGAACCGGATTTTGGCGATAAAATTGTGGTCGCCGACTATTCTTCCAGCATCCTGTCTCGCCGTATTGATGTCAGCCGTTACGGCGTGATCTACGCTGGTGCGCAGAAAAACATCGGTCCGGCCGGTCTGACGCTGGTTATCGTGCGTGACGATTTACTGGGCAAAGCGCGTCGTGAGCTGCCATCGATACTGGATTATCAGGTTCTGGCGGACAACGACTCTATGTTTAACACGCCGCCAACGTTTGCCTGGTACTTGTCCGGCATGGTCTTCAAATGGCTGAAAGAGAACGGCGGTCTGGCTGAAATGGAAAAACGTAACCAGGAAAAAGCTGACCTGCTGTATAGCGCGATTGACGGTAACGATTTCTATCGTAATGACGTCGCCGTAGCGAACCGTTCTCGCATGAATGTGCCGTTCCTGCTGGCGGACTCTGCGCTGGATAAAGTCTTCCTGGAAGAATCCGTTGCTGCGGGTCTGCACGCGCTGAAAGGCCATCGCGTAGTGGGCGGTATGCGTGCTTCTATCTACAATGCGATGCCGCTGGAAGGCGTGAAAGCGCTGACGGAATTCATGTCTGACTTCGCGCGTCGCCACGGTTGA
- the aroA gene encoding 3-phosphoshikimate 1-carboxyvinyltransferase: MQESLTLQPIKLINGTLNLPGSKSVSNRALLLAALAEGKTRLTNLLDSDDVRHMLTALTALGVEYHLSSDRTVCEITGLGGAFTASQPLELFLGNAGTAMRPLAAALCLTDGDIVLTGEPRMKERPIGHLVDALRQGGANIDYLEQENYPPLRLHGGFQGGDISVDGSVSSQFLTALLMTAPLAMQDTQISIQGDLVSKPYIDITLHMMKAFGIEVRHENYQRFVVAGRQRYRSPGDYLVEGDASSASYFLAAAAIKGGVVRVTGVGRNSVQGDIRFADVLEKMGAIVRWGEDYIECERGELHAIDMDMNHIPDAAMTIATAALFAQGGTTTLRNIYNWRVKETDRLAAMAIELRKVGAEVEEGNDYIRITPPTTLKAAEIGTYNDHRMAMCFSLVALSDTPVTILDPKCTAKTFPDYFEQLARLSELA, from the coding sequence ATGCAGGAATCCCTGACGCTACAACCCATCAAACTGATTAACGGTACCCTTAACCTTCCTGGCTCAAAAAGCGTCTCTAACCGTGCGCTTTTGCTGGCGGCCCTGGCTGAAGGAAAGACCCGGCTGACTAACCTGTTAGACAGTGATGATGTTCGCCATATGCTTACCGCTCTAACGGCATTGGGCGTAGAATATCATCTGTCGTCTGACCGGACCGTGTGTGAGATTACGGGGCTGGGTGGGGCGTTTACGGCATCGCAGCCGCTGGAACTGTTTCTGGGAAATGCAGGGACAGCGATGCGTCCACTGGCTGCTGCGTTGTGTCTGACCGATGGCGATATTGTACTGACGGGCGAGCCGCGGATGAAAGAGCGTCCGATCGGACATCTGGTCGATGCACTGCGTCAGGGCGGGGCGAATATTGATTATCTGGAGCAGGAAAACTACCCACCGCTTCGTCTTCACGGTGGTTTTCAGGGCGGTGACATCAGCGTAGATGGCAGCGTATCAAGCCAGTTCCTGACCGCGCTGTTGATGACTGCGCCTTTGGCTATGCAGGATACGCAAATCAGCATTCAGGGCGATCTGGTATCCAAACCGTATATCGATATCACGCTGCATATGATGAAAGCGTTTGGTATTGAAGTACGTCATGAAAACTATCAGCGATTCGTCGTGGCAGGTCGCCAGCGGTATCGCTCACCGGGTGATTATCTGGTGGAAGGCGATGCGTCATCGGCCTCTTACTTTCTGGCCGCCGCGGCGATTAAAGGTGGCGTTGTACGCGTCACTGGCGTAGGCCGTAACAGCGTACAGGGCGATATCCGCTTCGCTGATGTCTTGGAAAAGATGGGCGCGATCGTTCGCTGGGGTGAGGATTATATCGAATGTGAACGCGGTGAACTGCACGCGATCGACATGGATATGAACCACATTCCTGATGCGGCAATGACAATCGCGACGGCGGCACTTTTCGCTCAGGGCGGTACGACCACGTTGCGTAATATCTATAACTGGCGCGTGAAAGAGACCGATCGTCTGGCGGCAATGGCGATTGAGCTGCGTAAAGTTGGTGCGGAGGTGGAAGAGGGTAACGATTACATTCGCATTACGCCGCCGACCACGCTGAAAGCGGCAGAAATCGGTACGTACAACGATCACCGTATGGCGATGTGTTTCTCGCTAGTGGCGCTATCGGATACCCCTGTCACGATTCTGGATCCGAAATGTACAGCTAAAACCTTCCCTGACTACTTTGAACAGCTGGCGCGTCTCAGCGAGCTGGCTTGA
- the cmk gene encoding (d)CMP kinase — protein MTVMAPVITVDGPSGAGKGTLCKALAEALQWNLLDSGAIYRVLALAALHHHVDISSEDALVPLASHLDVRFVAEDGQLKVILEGEDVSHEIRTEAVGNTASQAAAFPRVREALLRRQRAFREAPGLIADGRDMGTVVFPDAPVKIFLDASAQERAQRRMLQLQGKGFNVNFERLLSEIKERDERDRNRPVAPLVPAADALVLDSTEMTIDEVIARALAYAREILA, from the coding sequence ATGACGGTGATGGCACCGGTAATTACGGTTGACGGACCGAGTGGCGCAGGCAAAGGTACCTTGTGTAAGGCATTGGCTGAGGCTTTACAATGGAATCTGCTGGACTCGGGGGCTATCTATCGTGTTTTGGCTCTGGCAGCATTGCACCATCATGTGGATATCAGCTCGGAAGACGCGCTGGTTCCACTGGCTTCTCATCTTGATGTGCGCTTTGTCGCAGAAGACGGGCAGTTGAAAGTCATTCTGGAAGGTGAAGACGTTAGCCATGAAATTCGTACCGAAGCGGTAGGCAATACGGCGTCTCAGGCTGCGGCTTTCCCTCGCGTTCGTGAAGCTTTGTTACGTCGGCAGCGCGCTTTCCGTGAGGCTCCTGGGCTAATTGCCGATGGCCGTGATATGGGAACGGTGGTCTTTCCTGATGCACCGGTGAAGATTTTCCTGGATGCCAGCGCGCAAGAACGTGCACAACGTCGCATGCTACAGTTGCAGGGGAAGGGCTTTAATGTTAACTTTGAACGTCTTTTGTCTGAGATAAAAGAACGGGATGAGCGCGATCGCAACCGCCCCGTTGCGCCGTTAGTGCCTGCTGCCGATGCATTGGTGCTGGATTCAACGGAAATGACAATCGATGAAGTGATAGCGCGCGCGTTGGCTTATGCCCGCGAAATTTTAGCGTAA
- the rpsA gene encoding 30S ribosomal protein S1 encodes MTESFAQLFEESLKEIETRPGSIVRGVVVAIDKDVVLVDAGLKSESAIPVEQFKNAQGELEIQVGDEVDVALDAIEDGFGETLLSREKAKRHEAWLTLEKAYEEAATVTGIINGKVKGGFTVELNGIRAFLPGSLVDVRPVRDTLHLEGKELEFKVIKLDQKRNNVVVSRRAVIESENSAERDQLLENLQEGMEVKGIVKNLTDYGAFVDLGGVDGLLHITDMAWKRVKHPSEIVNVGDEITVKVLKFDRERTRVSLGLKQLGEDPWVAIAKRYPESTRLTGRVTNLTDYGCFVEIEEGVEGLVHVSEMDWTNKNIHPSKVVNVGDVVEVMVLDIDEERRRISLGLKQCKSNPWQLFAETHNKGDRVEGKIKSITDFGIFIGLDGGIDGLVHLSDISWNVAGEEAVREYKKGDEIAAVVLQVDAERERISLGVKQLAEDPFNNYLSVNKKGAIVTGKVTAVDAKGATVELADGVEGYLRASEASRDRIEDATLVLNVGDSVEAKYTGVDRKNRVVSLSVRAKDEADEKDAIATVNNKPEENNFSSAMAEAFKAAKGE; translated from the coding sequence ATGACTGAATCTTTTGCTCAACTCTTTGAAGAATCCCTGAAAGAAATCGAAACCCGTCCTGGTTCCATCGTACGCGGTGTTGTTGTTGCTATTGACAAAGATGTCGTACTGGTTGACGCCGGTCTGAAATCTGAATCTGCCATTCCGGTAGAGCAATTCAAGAACGCACAGGGCGAACTGGAAATTCAGGTTGGTGATGAAGTTGACGTTGCTCTGGACGCTATCGAAGATGGCTTCGGTGAAACGCTGCTTTCTCGCGAAAAAGCTAAACGTCATGAAGCATGGCTGACGCTGGAAAAAGCCTACGAAGAAGCTGCAACGGTTACCGGTATTATCAACGGTAAAGTTAAAGGCGGTTTCACTGTTGAGCTGAACGGCATTCGTGCGTTCCTGCCAGGTTCTCTGGTAGACGTTCGTCCGGTTCGCGACACGCTGCATCTGGAAGGCAAAGAGCTTGAGTTCAAAGTTATCAAGCTGGATCAGAAACGCAACAACGTTGTTGTTTCCCGCCGTGCAGTTATCGAATCTGAAAACAGCGCTGAGCGCGATCAACTGCTGGAAAACCTGCAGGAAGGCATGGAAGTCAAAGGTATCGTTAAGAACCTTACTGACTACGGTGCATTCGTTGATCTGGGCGGCGTTGATGGCCTGCTGCATATCACTGATATGGCTTGGAAACGTGTTAAACACCCAAGCGAAATCGTCAATGTGGGCGACGAAATCACTGTTAAAGTGCTGAAGTTCGACCGCGAGCGTACTCGTGTATCTCTGGGCCTGAAACAGCTGGGCGAAGATCCATGGGTTGCTATCGCTAAGCGTTACCCAGAAAGCACGCGTCTGACTGGTCGCGTGACTAACCTGACTGACTACGGTTGCTTCGTTGAAATCGAAGAAGGCGTTGAAGGTCTGGTACACGTTTCTGAAATGGATTGGACCAACAAAAACATCCACCCGTCCAAAGTTGTTAACGTTGGCGACGTAGTGGAAGTGATGGTTCTGGACATCGACGAAGAACGTCGTCGTATCTCTCTGGGCCTGAAACAGTGCAAATCTAACCCATGGCAGCTGTTCGCAGAAACCCACAACAAGGGCGACCGCGTTGAAGGTAAAATCAAGTCTATCACTGACTTCGGTATCTTCATCGGTCTGGACGGCGGCATCGACGGTCTGGTGCACCTGTCCGACATTTCCTGGAACGTGGCTGGCGAAGAAGCCGTTCGCGAATACAAGAAAGGTGATGAAATCGCCGCTGTTGTTCTGCAGGTTGATGCAGAGCGCGAGCGTATCTCTCTGGGTGTGAAACAACTGGCTGAAGATCCATTCAATAACTACCTGTCTGTTAACAAGAAAGGTGCTATTGTTACTGGTAAAGTTACAGCAGTTGACGCCAAAGGTGCTACAGTTGAATTAGCAGACGGCGTAGAAGGCTATCTGCGTGCTTCTGAAGCCTCTCGCGATCGCATTGAAGACGCAACGCTGGTACTGAACGTTGGCGACAGCGTTGAAGCGAAATACACTGGTGTTGATCGTAAAAACCGCGTTGTTAGCCTGTCTGTTCGTGCGAAAGATGAAGCTGACGAGAAAGATGCAATCGCAACTGTTAACAACAAGCCGGAAGAAAACAATTTCTCCAGCGCGATGGCAGAAGCGTTCAAAGCAGCTAAAGGCGAGTAA
- the ihfB gene encoding integration host factor subunit beta, producing MTKSELIERLAGQQSHIPAKVVEDAVKEMLEQMASTLAEGDRIEIRGFGSFSLHYRAPRVGRNPKTGDKVELEGKYVPHFKPGKELRDRANIYG from the coding sequence ATGACCAAGTCTGAACTTATTGAAAGGCTTGCTGGACAGCAATCTCATATCCCAGCCAAAGTGGTTGAGGATGCAGTGAAAGAAATGCTCGAACAAATGGCTTCTACGCTAGCCGAAGGCGACCGTATTGAAATCCGTGGGTTTGGCAGTTTTTCACTTCACTACCGTGCACCGCGTGTAGGTCGTAATCCAAAAACGGGTGACAAAGTTGAGTTGGAAGGTAAGTACGTCCCTCACTTTAAGCCAGGTAAGGAACTACGCGACCGCGCTAATATTTACGGCTAA
- the hisIE gene encoding bifunctional phosphoribosyl-AMP cyclohydrolase/phosphoribosyl-ATP diphosphatase HisIE has protein sequence MLSERFFLNDEQRNQLDWEKTDGMLPVVVQHAVSGEVLMLGYMNQDALQATEESGKVTFFSRTKQRLWTKGESSGHFLNVVSITPDCDNDTLLILVNPIGPTCHLGTSSCFSPAASDWTFLYQLEQLLAERKHADPDSSYTARLYASGTKRIAQKVGEEGLEAALAATVHDREELTNEAADLMYHLLVLLQDQDLDLATIINRLKERHNK, from the coding sequence GTGTTAAGCGAAAGGTTCTTTTTAAACGACGAACAACGAAACCAGCTCGATTGGGAAAAAACGGACGGCATGCTGCCCGTTGTCGTGCAACATGCGGTATCTGGTGAAGTGTTGATGCTGGGCTACATGAATCAGGATGCTTTGCAAGCCACGGAAGAAAGCGGCAAAGTGACGTTTTTCTCGCGGACTAAGCAACGGTTGTGGACGAAAGGTGAATCTTCCGGCCATTTCCTGAATGTCGTCTCTATCACGCCGGATTGCGATAATGACACGCTGCTGATTCTGGTTAACCCAATCGGGCCAACCTGTCACCTTGGCACCAGTAGCTGCTTCTCGCCTGCTGCCAGCGACTGGACGTTCCTCTATCAGTTGGAACAACTGCTAGCCGAGCGTAAGCATGCTGACCCGGATAGCTCTTATACTGCGCGTCTGTATGCCAGCGGCACCAAGCGCATTGCTCAGAAGGTCGGTGAAGAAGGATTGGAAGCGGCATTAGCCGCCACGGTGCATGACCGCGAAGAATTGACCAACGAAGCCGCGGATTTAATGTACCACCTGCTGGTGCTGTTGCAGGATCAGGATTTAGATCTGGCGACTATCATCAATCGCCTGAAAGAACGTCATAATAAGTAA
- the hisF gene encoding imidazole glycerol phosphate synthase subunit HisF, with protein MLAKRIIPCLDVRNGQVVKGVQFRNHEIIGDIVPLAQRYAQEGADELVFYDITASSDGRVVDKSWVSRVAEVIDIPFCVAGGIKSVEEAGQILSFGADKISINSPALADPELITRLADRYGVQCIVVGIDTWHDAATGRYHVNQYTGDEARTKVTTWETLDWVEEVQKRGAGEIVLNMMNQDGVRNGYDLHQLNLVRDVCHVPLIASGGAGTMEHFLDAFQTAHVDGALAASVFHKQIINIGELKQYLKQQGVEIRVC; from the coding sequence ATGCTGGCAAAACGGATAATCCCCTGCCTGGACGTGCGTAACGGTCAGGTCGTGAAAGGTGTACAGTTCCGCAACCACGAAATCATCGGTGACATTGTGCCGCTGGCGCAGCGCTACGCGCAGGAAGGGGCCGATGAGCTGGTTTTTTATGATATCACCGCCTCTTCCGATGGCCGTGTAGTCGATAAAAGCTGGGTATCTCGCGTTGCTGAAGTCATCGACATTCCTTTCTGCGTGGCAGGCGGTATTAAAAGCGTGGAAGAAGCAGGTCAAATCCTCTCTTTCGGCGCAGATAAAATCTCCATCAATTCACCAGCGCTGGCCGACCCAGAGCTGATTACCCGACTGGCTGACCGCTATGGCGTGCAGTGCATCGTTGTCGGAATTGATACCTGGCACGATGCCGCGACGGGCCGCTACCATGTCAACCAATACACGGGTGATGAAGCGCGAACCAAGGTCACCACCTGGGAAACGCTGGATTGGGTTGAAGAGGTACAGAAGCGCGGTGCGGGTGAGATTGTCCTGAATATGATGAATCAGGACGGCGTGCGCAACGGCTATGATTTACACCAGTTAAATCTGGTGCGTGATGTCTGTCATGTCCCGCTTATTGCTTCCGGCGGCGCAGGCACCATGGAGCATTTTCTGGATGCGTTCCAAACCGCCCACGTTGATGGCGCGCTGGCTGCATCGGTGTTTCACAAGCAAATTATTAATATTGGCGAGCTGAAACAATATCTTAAGCAACAGGGTGTGGAGATTCGAGTGTGTTAA
- the hisA gene encoding 1-(5-phosphoribosyl)-5-[(5-phosphoribosylamino)methylideneamino]imidazole-4-carboxamide isomerase, producing MIIPALDLIDGQVVRLHQGDYGQQRQYGSDPLPRLQDYQQQGAGVLHLVDLTGAKDPSARQIPLLTTLLAGVSVPVQIGGGIRTEQDVEALLKAGASRVVIGSTAVKQPELVQQWFTRYGAEALVLALDVRIDANGTKFVAISGWQENSDATLEQVVEQYLPFGLKHVLCTDISRDGTLSGSNVELYREISQRYPQIAFQASGGIGNLTDIANLRGSGVQGVIVGRALLEGKFNVVEAISCWQNG from the coding sequence ATGATTATTCCCGCATTAGATCTGATTGATGGACAGGTTGTCCGTCTGCATCAGGGTGATTATGGCCAACAGCGCCAGTACGGTAGCGATCCGCTTCCCCGCTTGCAGGATTACCAGCAACAAGGCGCAGGTGTGTTGCATTTGGTCGATTTGACTGGTGCCAAAGATCCCTCAGCCCGCCAGATCCCCCTGCTAACCACGCTGTTGGCTGGCGTTAGCGTCCCCGTTCAGATTGGCGGCGGTATCCGCACCGAACAGGACGTGGAAGCGTTATTAAAAGCTGGTGCCAGCCGTGTCGTCATCGGCTCCACCGCCGTCAAACAGCCGGAACTCGTTCAGCAATGGTTCACCCGCTATGGCGCAGAAGCGCTTGTTCTGGCGTTGGACGTGCGCATCGACGCTAACGGCACGAAGTTCGTCGCCATCAGTGGCTGGCAGGAAAACTCCGACGCCACGCTTGAACAAGTCGTCGAACAATATCTGCCGTTTGGTCTGAAACATGTGTTGTGCACTGACATTTCACGTGACGGTACGCTGAGCGGCTCCAACGTCGAACTCTATCGTGAAATCAGCCAGCGCTACCCACAGATTGCCTTTCAGGCATCCGGCGGCATCGGCAACCTGACGGATATCGCCAATTTGCGCGGCAGCGGTGTGCAGGGCGTGATCGTGGGTCGTGCGCTGCTGGAAGGTAAATTCAACGTCGTGGAGGCTATTTCATGCTGGCAAAACGGATAA
- the hisH gene encoding imidazole glycerol phosphate synthase subunit HisH — protein sequence MKVVILDTGCANLSSVTYAVQRLGYTPVVSREAEIVLQADKLFLPGVGTAQAAMNQLEERELIALIKACTQPVLGICLGMQLLGTNSDENGGIPTLGIVDSPVKKMVDHGLPLPHMGWNQVIPKAGHRLFRDIDEGAYFYFVHSYAMPVCENTIAQANYGEAFTAALEKDNFFGVQFHPERSGAAGAQLLKNFLEM from the coding sequence ATGAAGGTCGTCATTCTTGATACTGGTTGCGCTAACCTTTCTTCGGTGACCTATGCCGTGCAGCGGTTGGGGTATACGCCAGTTGTAAGCCGCGAGGCCGAGATTGTCCTGCAAGCGGACAAGCTGTTTCTGCCGGGCGTTGGTACCGCGCAAGCCGCGATGAATCAACTGGAAGAGCGCGAGCTGATTGCGTTGATCAAAGCTTGTACTCAACCTGTTCTCGGTATTTGTCTCGGCATGCAGTTATTGGGCACAAACAGCGACGAAAATGGCGGCATTCCCACGCTCGGGATTGTCGATTCGCCTGTGAAAAAGATGGTTGACCACGGCTTACCGCTGCCGCATATGGGCTGGAATCAAGTCATTCCGAAGGCCGGACATCGTTTGTTCCGCGATATCGATGAAGGTGCCTATTTCTATTTCGTTCACAGCTATGCCATGCCTGTCTGCGAAAACACGATTGCCCAAGCCAATTACGGCGAAGCCTTCACCGCTGCGCTGGAAAAAGATAATTTCTTTGGCGTGCAGTTCCACCCTGAGCGTTCGGGTGCGGCGGGCGCGCAACTGCTGAAAAACTTTCTGGAGATGTAG